From the genome of Mixophyes fleayi isolate aMixFle1 chromosome 2, aMixFle1.hap1, whole genome shotgun sequence, one region includes:
- the LOC142140554 gene encoding F-box only protein 40-like, whose product MSRCKQAKHLEVCPASVVCCSMDWNRWPIIDRDQTLYENILKEGDREECLDVALSLRDQNILFGSLKMAELFPELSEQPKNIINGETPNMDQDTGAVGGCDLENGENLVMSNGEMVELTQHEREALAQGKGDLNLDSFAEWDNIFSKDKSAAKCLNSKQSQNNSQSISTSKPHDNKPNIKVEKEQEPDQVKKFEETVRLEREKTGTAPWQEGVLERLKTEMDCGSYNMYLVHHGSMLIRFGQIAACTPKEKDFVYGNLEPQTVKTVCTFKVPTSYCSRRAKLGDELPKREKAQKLLDTSDLRAEDLPLVNIVNTTLLCALERELKGHAIAEMKALDGLLIDFGTQTYDFGLDLFSRKAVLSDILAEKNMRNVGLYLDTESECVNRRHNKNNSSFSFSCNLFFRRDEFSSHYKNVHSDIQSSLGGWFQQRCPLSYLGCTFLQNRFRPEGQKSHVIYSKQLKTFALKPQVDCALYEGIKPNFSRSHRGKSKDPLTGLPLEILQHIAGFLDSFSLCQLSQVSSLMRDVCAMLLQERGMVHLYWEKKTYSHGGTSWRCRRKIWNFSSLFSPVHRWKFDDISSMSEHLKVCPFNSPERKEDPFQLPSVSGPQQEKQSLLNLGRLNR is encoded by the exons ATGTCTCGATGCAAGCAGGCAAAGCACCTGGAAGTTTGCCCGGCCAGTGTGGTCTGCTGCTCTATGGACTGGAATCGCTGGCCCATTATCGACAGGGATCAAACACTTTATGAGAATATTCTGAAGGAAGGAGACCGAGAGGAATGCCTGGATGTGGCCTTATCTCTGAGGGATCAAAATATTCTCTTTGGCTCCCTTAAAATGGCTGAACTTTTCCCAGAGCTCTCCGAACAAcccaaaaacataataaatggAGAAACACCTAACATGGACCAGGACACCGGAGCTGTAGGGGGGTGTGATCTGGAAAATGGGGAAAACTTGGTGATGAGTAATGGAGAAATGGTTGAGCTCACCCAGCATGAACGAGAGGCTTTGGCTCAGGGAAAAGGTGATCTAAATTTAGACAGCTTCGCAGAGTGGGATAATATTTTTAGCAAAGACAAGTCAGCAGCAAAGTGTCTGAACTCAAAACAAAGTCAGAACAACAGCCAGTCCATCAGCACTAGTAAGCCACATGACAATAAACCCAACATAAAAGTAGAGAAAGAGCAAGAACCAGATCAAGTCAAAAAGTTTGAGGAGACTGTGAGGCTGGAGAGGGAGAAAACTGGTACTGCTCCATGGCAGGAGGGCGTCCTGGAAAGACTGAAAACTGAAATGGATTGCGGAAGCTACAACATGTACCTAGTGCACCATGGCAGCATGCTCATCCGATTCGGACAGATAGCTGCGTGTACCCCTAAAGAAAAGGACTTTGTTTATGGTAATCTGGAACCCCAAACAGTGAAGACTGTGTGCACCTTCAAAGTTCCAACAAGCTACTGCAGCAGAAGAGCCAAACTTGGGGACGAACTCCCCAAGAGAGAGAAAGCACAGAAGCTGTTGGACACCTCTGACCTTAGAGCAGAAGACTTGCCACTGGTAAACATTGTTAACACCACCTTGCTGTGTGCTCTTGAGAGGGAGCTGAAGGGTCATGCCATAGCAGAGATGAAGGCCCTCGATGGCTTGCTTATTGACTTTGGAACGCAGACTTATGATTTTGGCTTAGATCTCTTCTCTAGGAAGGCGGTTTTATCAGATATTCTGGCTGAAAAGAACATGAGAAATGTAGGCCTGTACTTGGACACGGAGAGTGAATGTGTAAACAGGAGGCACAACAAGAATAATTCCTCTTTCTCATTCTCATGTAACCTTTTCTTCCGCAGGGATGAGTTTTCCTCACACTATAAGAATGTCCACTCAGACATACAGTCCTCCCTCGGCGGTTGGTTCCAGCAACGTTGCCCACTCTCTTATCTGGGTTGCACCTTCTTACAAAACAGGTTTCGGCCTGAAGGCCAAAAGTCACACGTTATCTATAGCAAGCAGTTGAAGACATTTGCACTTAAGCCACAAGTCGATTGTGCTTTGTATGAGGGGATAAAACCCAACTTTTCAAGAAGCCATCGAGGAAAGAGCAAAGATCCCCTGACCGGTCTCCCGTTAGAGATCCTTCAACATATTGCTGGGTTCCTGGATAGTTTCAGCCTGTGTCAGCTCTCCCAGGTATCATCTCTCATGAGAGACGTCTGTGCCATGTTGTTACAGGAGAGGGGGATGGTTCATTTGTACTGGGAGAAGAAGACCTACTCACATGGTGGAACGTCATGGAGATGTCGAAGGAAG ATCTGGAACTTCAGCAGCCTCTTCTCTCCTGTCCACCGGTGGAAGTTTGATGACATCTCTTCCATGTCTGAACACCTGAAGGTTTGTCCGTTTAATTCCCCGGAGCGGAAAGAGGATCCATTCCAGCTGCCCAGTGTGTCTGGTCCTCAGCAGGAAAAGCAGAGTTTATTAAACCTTGGAAGACTTAATCGTTGA